Genomic segment of Pseudomonadota bacterium:
GCAAACTGGCTTGAGGCAAAGCTGAGATGTGAGCATGCCGTATCTTTTGACATTACTGCTGCATGTTCAGGTTTTATCTTTGCCCTCCATGTGGCAGACAAGCTTATAAGGGCAGGTACAAATAAGATTGCACTTGTTGCAGCAGGTGAGATTATGAGCAGGGTGGTGGACTGGAAAGAGAGGGAAAGCTGTATACTCTGGGGTGACGGGGCAGGTGCGGCAGTAGTCACAGAAACAGAAACAGGTGCGGAGATTCTGTCTACCCACATCCATTCAGATGGGAGAAGTGGTGATACCCTGCTGATGCCAGGTGGCGGGTCCAAGACCACCCCTATATCCCATGAGAGTGTTGATAAAGGCCTCCATTTTCTGAAGATGATAGAGGCAAATAAGTCTTTTAAGGTTGCAGTCAGTAGATTTGCCGAAGCCTGCCAGGAGGCTATTGAGGCCAATGGTTATACGATCAATGACGTTGACGTTATCATTCCCCATCAGGCAAACTTAAGAATCATTCAGGGGATGGCTAAAAAGCTTAAAATACCTATGGATAGAATCTACATGACCATTGAAAAATATGGTAATATATCCTCTGCGACAGTACCTATTGCCCTTGATGAAGCTGTAAGAAACGGAACAATTGTAAAGGGTAAACTTGTTCTTTTAACAGCATTTGGTGGTGGTCTTACGTGGGGCAGTTCCTTGATAAGATGGTAAGAGAAGTGGTGAGTGATGAGTGGCAAGTGGTTAGTGGTAAGTGGTGAGTGACGAGTGGTGAGTGATTTGGGTTTTAGATTTTGCTTATCACTAATCACTGTTTCTATCCGGAGGGATGGCTGAGTGGCCGAAAGCGGCGGTCTTGAAAACCGTTGGGCGTTTACGCGCCCCGTGGGTTCAAATCCTACTCCCTCCGCCACCTAAAAGCAGTGAATAGTGATAAGTGTTGAGTGAATAGTGGTGAATAAATTGCAAAAAAAGGTTGTGTATGATATTAAAATCTTATATTTCAACGGGCTGTTGCCCAAATACTTCTTTTATAGCCATTACTGCCGGAAGAGCTTTGCGGCTCTTTCGAGCCGGGAAACGTACTCGATGCGCGGCTTCGAGCATTTTTGGGTAACCCACTCGGCAAGAATAAACGTTCCGCCCTGTCTGCCGACAGGCAGGAGGACAATGTTGCTCACATCCGTTCGCAATGAAACCGTACGTACTGTTTGATCCCGTTATAGACGGGAGAGTTCACGAATTGAGTGAAATTCGAGTCGGTAGTGGGTAAAAACGCGCAGCGGAGCAGCGAGAGAAATAGCGGATTATTGGATAGCCATGAATATTAAAAACTTAGAGAGCTTTTTGTCACCTATGAGTATGAGATTAAAGCTTTTACTTTTTCTTGTTCCTTCCATGCTTGCGTTGTTCGGTTTATTGATATTTGCCAACCTTAAAATCACTAAGAAAACGGTTCTTGAGCATATGGGACATGAAGCACATTATGCTGCGCTTTCTTTGGCAAATGAAGTAGATATCCTTACTGAATCTTCACGGAAGATTGC
This window contains:
- a CDS encoding ketoacyl-ACP synthase III, with translation MKRIGIVGTGSYLPEKVMTNYDIEKFLDTSDEWIYTRTGVKERRIADKNVATSDLCKIASEKAMDMAGVKPEDIDLLILATITPDTHCPAGANWLEAKLRCEHAVSFDITAACSGFIFALHVADKLIRAGTNKIALVAAGEIMSRVVDWKERESCILWGDGAGAAVVTETETGAEILSTHIHSDGRSGDTLLMPGGGSKTTPISHESVDKGLHFLKMIEANKSFKVAVSRFAEACQEAIEANGYTINDVDVIIPHQANLRIIQGMAKKLKIPMDRIYMTIEKYGNISSATVPIALDEAVRNGTIVKGKLVLLTAFGGGLTWGSSLIRW